In a single window of the Zea mays cultivar B73 chromosome 5, Zm-B73-REFERENCE-NAM-5.0, whole genome shotgun sequence genome:
- the LOC100193024 gene encoding histone acetyltransferase MCC1 isoform X1 — MLNPRSEIYPTIEYRPIQPSDLEALEKIHLALFPIRYEREFFLNVVSGNGIVSWGAVDTSRSDDRRDEIIGFVTTRMIAAKDSEIEDLFRYNSSRKDLTLVYILTLGVVDGYRNLGIASSLVREVVKYAASISNCRGVYLHVISYNQPAISFYKKMLFKLVRRLPMFYYIRGQHYDSYLFVYYVNGGRSPCSPLEIVTSFVVDFRAFVKMLVAKFWSKEDHCNPRWTRCQESNTLLATQSNKRIISGDNTRCHV, encoded by the exons ATGTTGAATCCGAGATCTGAAATCTACCCCACCATAGAGTATCGCCCTATCCAGCCCTCCGACCTCGAAGCTCTTGAAAAGATTCATCTTGCTCTCTTTCCAATAAG gTACGAGAGGGAGTTCTTCTTGAACGTTGTCAGTGGCAATGGTATTGTCTCCTGGGGCGCCGTGGACACCAGCAGATCAGATGATCGCAGGGATGAGATAATAGGTTTTGTAACCACGAGGATGATTGCGGCAAAAGATAGCGAG ATTGAGGACCTGTTCAGGTATAACAGTTCACGCAAAGATCTAACACTTGTGTATATATTGACGTTGGGTGTGGTGGATGGCTACAGAAACCTTGGGATAG CTTCATCACTGGTTCGAGAAGTGGTTAAATATGCAGCAAGCATATCAAATTGCAGAGGTGTTTATTTACATGTCATTTCATACAACCAGCCTGCTATCAGCTTCTATAAGAAGATGCTATTTAAGCTAGTCAGAAGGCTTCCGATGTTTTACTACATAAGAGGACAACATTATGACTCATACTTGTTTGTATACTATGTGAACGGTGGTCGTTCACCTTGCTCACCACT GGAGATTGTAACTTCATTTGTTGTTGACTTCAGGGCTTTCGTGAAGATGCTGGTTGCCAAGTTCTGGAGCAAAGAGGACCATTGCAATCCGAGATGGACCAGATGTCAGGAATCAAACACCCTCTTGGCAACACAAAGTAATAAACGGATAATCAGCGGTGATAATACCAGATGTCATGTCTAA
- the LOC100193024 gene encoding Histone acetyltransferase MCC1: MLNPRSEIYPTIEYRPIQPSDLEALEKIHLALFPIRYEREFFLNVVSGNGIVSWGAVDTSRSDDRRDEIIGFVTTRMIAAKDSEIEDLFRYNSSRKDLTLVYILTLGVVDGYRNLGIASSLVREVVKYAASISNCRGVYLHVISYNQPAISFYKKMLFKLVRRLPMFYYIRGQHYDSYLFVYYVNGGRSPCSPLAFVKMLVAKFWSKEDHCNPRWTRCQESNTLLATQSNKRIISGDNTRCHV; this comes from the exons ATGTTGAATCCGAGATCTGAAATCTACCCCACCATAGAGTATCGCCCTATCCAGCCCTCCGACCTCGAAGCTCTTGAAAAGATTCATCTTGCTCTCTTTCCAATAAG gTACGAGAGGGAGTTCTTCTTGAACGTTGTCAGTGGCAATGGTATTGTCTCCTGGGGCGCCGTGGACACCAGCAGATCAGATGATCGCAGGGATGAGATAATAGGTTTTGTAACCACGAGGATGATTGCGGCAAAAGATAGCGAG ATTGAGGACCTGTTCAGGTATAACAGTTCACGCAAAGATCTAACACTTGTGTATATATTGACGTTGGGTGTGGTGGATGGCTACAGAAACCTTGGGATAG CTTCATCACTGGTTCGAGAAGTGGTTAAATATGCAGCAAGCATATCAAATTGCAGAGGTGTTTATTTACATGTCATTTCATACAACCAGCCTGCTATCAGCTTCTATAAGAAGATGCTATTTAAGCTAGTCAGAAGGCTTCCGATGTTTTACTACATAAGAGGACAACATTATGACTCATACTTGTTTGTATACTATGTGAACGGTGGTCGTTCACCTTGCTCACCACT GGCTTTCGTGAAGATGCTGGTTGCCAAGTTCTGGAGCAAAGAGGACCATTGCAATCCGAGATGGACCAGATGTCAGGAATCAAACACCCTCTTGGCAACACAAAGTAATAAACGGATAATCAGCGGTGATAATACCAGATGTCATGTCTAA
- the LOC100193024 gene encoding histone acetyltransferase MCC1 isoform X2 has protein sequence MLNPRSEIYPTIEYRPIQPSDLEALEKIHLALFPIRYEREFFLNVVSGNGIVSWGAVDTSRSDDRRDEIIGFVTTRMIAAKDSEIEDLFRYNSSRKDLTLVYILTLGVVDGYRNLGIASSLVREVVKYAASISNCRGVYLHVISYNQPAISFYKKMLFKLVRRLPMFYYIRGQHYDSYLFVYYVNGGRSPCSPLCPTIAIQYSCTRCRGAVGG, from the exons ATGTTGAATCCGAGATCTGAAATCTACCCCACCATAGAGTATCGCCCTATCCAGCCCTCCGACCTCGAAGCTCTTGAAAAGATTCATCTTGCTCTCTTTCCAATAAG gTACGAGAGGGAGTTCTTCTTGAACGTTGTCAGTGGCAATGGTATTGTCTCCTGGGGCGCCGTGGACACCAGCAGATCAGATGATCGCAGGGATGAGATAATAGGTTTTGTAACCACGAGGATGATTGCGGCAAAAGATAGCGAG ATTGAGGACCTGTTCAGGTATAACAGTTCACGCAAAGATCTAACACTTGTGTATATATTGACGTTGGGTGTGGTGGATGGCTACAGAAACCTTGGGATAG CTTCATCACTGGTTCGAGAAGTGGTTAAATATGCAGCAAGCATATCAAATTGCAGAGGTGTTTATTTACATGTCATTTCATACAACCAGCCTGCTATCAGCTTCTATAAGAAGATGCTATTTAAGCTAGTCAGAAGGCTTCCGATGTTTTACTACATAAGAGGACAACATTATGACTCATACTTGTTTGTATACTATGTGAACGGTGGTCGTTCACCTTGCTCACCACT ATGTCCAACTATTGCCATCCAATATTCCTGCACAAGATGTAGAGGAGCTGTTGGAGGGTGA